From the genome of Asterias rubens chromosome 13, eAstRub1.3, whole genome shotgun sequence:
TTTGTACGCACAGTTCGCCATATTTGGGACAGAATCTCCTTCCACACCGGAACCAACTTGTTGTCAGTTTTTCATATAAGGGCCCAGACCTAAACATGCCTTCCTCCATGGGCCAAACTAGTCTGTTTCCCAAGCCAGAAACTTTGAAGCAAACGTTTATAGAGTTTCTTCAAAAGTTGAAGCACACGAACCCCAAGGCTTTGTTGTCAACAATTCCCTTCCGTTCCATAATGAATGTCATGTTTAATCTTCAGTGCTTTATGGTTGAGATTGTAAAGAATTAGATGAAAGGTTGAAAAATTAGCCAGGTTAGAGGCCCGTTTCATGGGCGATTTTTTAAGGCGAATTTGTCCACCACCTCCGATGATGaagaataaatgaatgaataatgGATGCACGCTTAATTGGCAAGactcattttaaaaaatgtgacgTCATGGACGCATGAACAATCAAATCACATTATGCTAATGAGCGGAATTTTTGTTGGCACGACACCGCGGGTCTATTTTTTGTGACCTTTTCTGCTTTTGTTCCTCTGTGGAAAAGAATCACCGGGAACCATAGCCCGAGTCATCAGTGTGATctttgacgccaatattcacgccaatattcacgacttggcccaaagtcgcaaatattgacgccaatattcacgccaatattcacgacttggcccaaagtcgcaaatattgacgccaatattgacgccaatattcacgacatgggccctatgtcgcaaatattgacgccaatattgacgccaatattcacaacatgggtcaaatgtcgcaaatattgatgccaatattgacgccaaaattcacgacatgggccctatgtcgcaaatattgacgccaatattgacgccaatattcacgacatgggccctatgtcgcaaatattgacgccaatattcacgccaatattcacgacatgggctacacgtcgcaaatattgacgccaatattgacgccaatattcacgacatagCCCAAGTCGCAAACCCACTCAggcgtgaattttttttaaagcaacttgGGGAGTCAGAGCGCGCGAGCGAGATCGGGACCAGTGCGCCAGACTATTTTCTTGCCCACCCAGCTACCTAGGttgctaaaaaaacaatgaatatttACGCCTGAGCGGGTTTGCGACttggggcccatgtcgtgaatattggcgtaaatatttgcgacttggggcccatgtcgtgaatattggcgtcaatattggcgtcaatatttgcgacttggaggcaatgtcgtaaatattggcgccaatattggcgtcaatattcgcgacttaggtcatgtcgtgaatattggcgtcaatatttgcaacttgaggctatgtcgtaaatattggcgtcaatattggcgtcaatatttgcgacatagggcccatgtcgtgaatattggcgtcaatattggcgtcaatatttgcgtcAATATTTGACCCATgttgtgaatattggcgtcaatattggcgtcaatatttgcgacatagggcccatgtcgtgaatattggcgtcaatattggcgtcaatatttgcgactttgggccaagtcgtgaatattggcgtcaatattggcgtcaatatttgcaacttggggtaaaagtcgcaaatattggcgtcaatattggcgtcaatatatatttgcgatgtccctttaaagccaccataaGTTTGTACGCACAGTTCGCCATATTTGGGACAGAATCTCCTTCCACACCGGAACCAACTTGTTGTCAGTTTTTCATATAAGGGCCCAGACCTAAACATGCCTTCCTCCATGGGCCAAACTAGTCTGTTTCCCAAGCCAGAAACTTTGAAGCAAACGTTTATAGAGTTTCTTCAAAAGTTGAAGCACACGAACCCCAAACCTTTGTTGTCAACAATTCCCTTCCGTTCCATAATGAATGTCATGTTTAATCTTCAGTGCTTTATGGTTGAGATTGTAAAGAATTAGATGAAAGGTTGAAAAATTAGCCAGGTTAGAGGCCCGTTTCATGGGCGATTTTTTAAGGCGAATTTGTCCACCACCTCCGATGATGaagaataaatgaatgaataatgGATGCACGCTTAATTGGCAAGactcattttaaaaaatgtgacgTCATGGACGCATGAACAATCAAATCACATTATGCTAATGAGCGGAATTTTTGTTGGCATGACACCGCGGGTCTATTTTTTGTGACCTTTTCTGCTTTTGTTCCTCTGTGGAAAAGAATCACCGGGAACCATAGCCCGAGTCATCAGTGTGATCTTTACTGTAAGTTGTCTAATTCTTCATTAAAAGAAATGAATGCGTTAACATGTTTTTACTCATCGTCCTATGTTATGCACACCCTTCAAAGTAAAACTCTTTAATATACAATTGTTTAAAATGAGaaattttaaagatttaaaTGACAAATTATTACAAACTTTGTCTTAATGCTGCTTGTTTCACCTTCTCTTTGAATGTTATACCTTCCACCCGCGGGTAGTAGTTAAACAGCacgacagttcttttcagaaatgagaagtctcccgaagtctcccgaacatccgataaatctactccgcggtagtagaataaagaaagacagttctctaagaacaaactctacttggcaagtagatacacacatggtgttataccgcaaaccaaataattatatattgacacctcaccatgcaatgcctcaaatcatttatacttttcagacaaaaaaaagaaggaaaaggcCGATCACACTTCACTTTTGaatttgtacagtgtttttaaagttttttttatacactgttttttaaaggcagtggacactattggtaattactcaaaataattatcagcataaaaccacacttggtattacgagtaatggggagaggttgatagtataaaacattgtgagaaacggctccctctgaagtgacgttgttttcaagaaagaagtaattttccacgaatttgatttcgcgacctcaagtttagaatttgaggtctcgaaatcaagcatctgaaagcacacaacttcgtgtggcaagggtgttttttctttcatagttatctcgcaactccgacgaccaatcaagctcaaattttcacaggtttgttattttatgcatatgttgagatacagcaagtgagaagactggtctttgacaattaccaatagtgtccagtgtctttaaaagataacgagaaaatcagctgatcagctgaaaaagTTGCACGCCTGAATTTTCACCGGCGGTGAGAGAAGATTATTTTGACAGCAATCAAACAGTCTTCCAGATAGTCGAGATTGTTTTTCACCATTCAAGGAACGGACCCATGAACATTTTATACACGGATGTAGTCAGGTATTTGAAACAATAACTATTACATATACATCAGAGTAAGGCACGTTTGTGTACGAGTCAACGGGGAAATCCCTTGAGACAGCGGACCAGTCTATCTTGTAAAAATCCGGCGGATAAACCAACTTGCCCTTGACGCTGAAACTTTAAATTCTGTTACCGAAGCGATTCTCTTAAAAGTAAGTTTTACAAAATTGCTAAATTAGCCCCGTTGATAACTGGTGATGTAAAGGacaattaaagacactataGAGTTAAATGAAGCAACAGTTCATGGTGGCACAAGAGAGCAGAAATAATTATGAGGAAAGAAAGATGTGAGTTTAAAGTTCCACATGGCTGGAGTTGTTTGCAGCTGGCTTCCGGTAATGTCCCATGAAGATGATGGTCTTCGTCTCGGCATCCATAATGAAAAAGAGGAAAGGATGGTCGCCTCTAAACTCAGGGGTCAGATCAATTGACCTCTTCATCATGGTCACCGCTGTAGCTGCAGCAGCTTCACTCCCCTCCTCATTGACCTCAAGGAAGGCCTTATGTATGACCTTTGACACGAACAACCCCTTTTCTCCTGTGATGCCTGACAAGTCTGCGTTCATTGGGTGAAATAAATCTCGCATCCCCATGTCTGCCAAGACGTCGTTCATGACGATGGTTTCTTCCAGTTTGAACTTTGGCAGCGTCACCGAAACAGTCATGTTCCTCATGGTGCTCAAGAGATTTCTGAGTGTCTCTTGCGTGAGATGAGCTTGTAATCTTCCTAACCCGTCTATCTCGTCTGGTAGGATGACTACCATGTTCATGTGGTTGCCAACATAGGGAAGCTCGACAATCTTACAACGTAGGGCTGTGTCCATACCAAAGAAGAAGTATGACTTCCGGTTCATCATGGACACCTGGACGTCATCAGTCTCCGAGACGTAGAACTCTCCTTCGTAAGTCTTTTTGGGGTCGAATTGCTTCGCCCAGTCTGCTTTAAAGTAAATCGCGTTGACGAGAACGAGTTGCGTCATGGGATTGACGGAACCAGCGGGGAGAAGGTCCCGGATCTTACGGTTAGTCTCCTTTTCAACCCACGCATTGATGAATCGACGAGCACCCTCAACGTCCTTGACGAAATCAAGAGTGGACACGTCGCTGCCGTAATGCTCGTTCGCGTCCGAGAGGAACTGCTGAGTCAGAATTACATCCTTGTGGCCGAATATGCGGTTGGCTTTGTTCAGGGTGTACTTATCGGCACTCTTGCCGAAGATGGCGGTGTTGAGCTGGGCAAATGAGGAATGCAGAACCGACATTTCGACGGCGTCGAATTTCAGGACTTCGCCCATCTGGTGTGCGGTGTTTCCGCGTGCGCCCAACAGAGTCATGGCTAGAGCGGTTGAGATGCTGATCGGGGAAAAGAAGATGTTGTTTTTGCCTGAATTCGCGGCGTGAGTTTGGTAGAGATGCAGTGCGAAGTCATTGGAGGCTTTTGCAACACGATCTGTGTTGGACACAGAATCAGAATTACCTAGCGATGTggcaagaagaagaagaagaagagttgTTGTATAAACTAGAACTGTCAGTTTCGTGATGGTGGCGGTTGCCATGTTGACTGCATTCAAACGCTGGTCCTTTTTGCTTCCTTGTCCGAGTGAAATCCACATCAAGAATTCGTTGGCTGAAATAGaataaaaatgtgaaattatgttttgttttgatagtTGTGACAAAGAGTAGCATGATGTACacaattatttggggttgaacaacgTAAAAATAAcgagagtgggactcgaaccaacgacctccgggtTTCATGCcgtcgctctaccaactgagctatctagctagcacactatgttggtggtctccctatgttgtcaatatttttgttcgggTTGCCAGTCAGTGACAGTCACTCGAATAGGATTAAAAGGGCAAAAACAAactattatttaatttaattggttCTTCACAATTATtgtggaaaaaaagaaaaatattctAAAAGAGTTCAGAATTTTTTTGAATGACAAAACTAACATGATATGAAAACAATTTCTGGATGAAATGGTCAAAATAGTTGTGATGTGACCCACCTCAGTTCTACTAAAGTAGCGTTGAAACCAAACATGTATGTTCTTTTCGTCAGaacaaccccaactcatttagagatagtcattacatgatgTGACcgtaaacctttccatatagtCGTATAcatctaaataattattaactgttggtgacacaaaacacagacaGTACCATGTCTCACAAAGGCGTGGGTCACCTATTAATTGAAATGTAAACATGTTCCTTTATCATGTCATTATGCACGGACTGGCAAGTACAAGGTTCGTctgctaactattattttgagttatacgTTGACAATAGAGAGATAAGGCTGCCAAATTAAGTGattgcctgtgatatttttttcacaggactcgggaaagtacttagtatgcagtgctaacacacatcggtgtattggtaaaaacaaaattaaaggaacacgttgccttggatcggtcgagttggtcctttaaaagcgttctgtaaccgtttgattATAAAAtgttatggttagaaagattttgtaaaagtagaatacaatgatccacacaaacatgcctcgaaattgcgcggttttctttttacctcgtcgactaacacggtcggccatctatgggagtcaaatttttgactcccataaatggccgacccttagttcgcgacgtaaaatgaaaaccgtgcattttttaGTGATAcgtttgtggatcattatattctacttttaaaacatatttccaaccattgcatttcataacaaacggttacaaacgctttttgaagaccaactcgtccgattgcaggcaacgtgttccttattatttatccccgatgcaaatttaacatacatTATAAAAGTGAATACCGTTACTACACGGAGCACGGGGAAAGTCACATGTTGAAGGCACTGTGGAGTCGCGTATAgggcccttgccctttcataacCGAAGCACTCCTTTACCAACgggagaaatgccttggtgcccttgcataAAACGAAGCACTACTACAGGCACGCACTCAACTAAACTGTTTTGGCTGCAACTCTCCACCTGTGTctgttggaggggggggggggtcaatatTGTCCGTATGACTCGAAAACAATcgactattaaaaaaaatatcaacttGATTATCGAAGTTGGCACCAAGTTTAGTGTATGTTTCTTGATAAATTGTCCTACAAAATGATattacgttgacaaaaaacCGAACGATGACCCTACCTTTGTAAAAATAGTTATATCGTTATTATTATGCTCTTTAAACATCCCTCGTTTCCCCGTGCTAGTATTGAAAACAGATATAGAGATGCAGTCGATTGTTACAAAATTTAATTAACACATTTCtattcaatgaaataaaaacctcAATCAACTAGCGCAACATatctcaattaattaatttgctGGCCGTGTCGATTTTACGAGGCGAGAAGAAaatgattgtacatgtattcaacAAGAAAGAGGACAACGTAGAATATTTCTATATAAATTCAACTTTCTTTATTGTAACCACTTTTTGTTAAATCATCATGTTGCATtaacaataaattaacaaattacatgttattttttttttcaaacaaaacccAGTGTCCTCCGTTCACGCACATATGCAGCGGCTGAACAAAGCTGTACATTTTGCGAGTCAACAGAGCCCGATggcatggctctctgcttaccgtaagcaaataacAAGCGCTTAGCTGGGACTATTTGCTTGTGCTCGTAAGTACTCCAGGGCCAAAGTTGATAAAGCTATTAAGCATAAAATACTTCTTGACAATTTAATTGGCTAAACAAAATTGAGTGTGGTACCATGGCATAAAGTCACAAACTTAATATAACTTTGGCtgttaaagacaccggacactattggtaactcaactcaatgcacacaataacaaacctgtgacaatttgagctcaatcggtcgtcgaattgcgagataataatgaaagaaaaaacacccttgttgttacacgaagttgtgtgctttcagatgcttgatttcgatacctcaaattctaaaatccgaggtctcgaattcgtgaaaaattacttctttctcgaaaactacattacttcagagagagccgtttatcacaatgttttatactgccaacctctccccatcactcgttaccaagaaaggttttatgctaataattactttgagtagtgtccactgaaatcgggccctgttaCCAGCATTCTTCTTTTACTCGAAGCGCAGAATTTTGGTGTTTGCCTTGTGAGGAAAGATTGGTGATAGCAAGctcagaattcggcggtaagcaaagccataaAATTGTGCACACGGAGTATTGAACACGCAGCGTCGCATTGTATACGGTATGTAATAAACACCCTACTTATAACACACAtggacattattttactcacaAAGAATTTCATCCAATAATCAAATTTACATTACACAATTTGCACAGTCCATTCCATTTGTATAATAAACAAAGATCTCGTTTACTCTATTTCATATTATACATCCTTTTATGGAAAAGCCCAACACAAAATGGTTTGGGAGCGCATTGTCATCACATAAATTAAATAAGTTTCTCTCACTGTGAACGTATACATAATTATCGTGTATGTACACGATAGGAGACTTTTTGTGTTCATGTGG
Proteins encoded in this window:
- the LOC117298254 gene encoding leukocyte elastase inhibitor-like isoform X1; the encoded protein is MWISLGQGSKKDQRLNAVNMATATITKLTVLVYTTTLLLLLLATSLGNSDSVSNTDRVAKASNDFALHLYQTHAANSGKNNIFFSPISISTALAMTLLGARGNTAHQMGEVLKFDAVEMSVLHSSFAQLNTAIFGKSADKYTLNKANRIFGHKDVILTQQFLSDANEHYGSDVSTLDFVKDVEGARRFINAWVEKETNRKIRDLLPAGSVNPMTQLVLVNAIYFKADWAKQFDPKKTYEGEFYVSETDDVQVSMMNRKSYFFFGMDTALRCKIVELPYVGNHMNMVVILPDEIDGLGRLQAHLTQETLRNLLSTMRNMTVSVTLPKFKLEETIVMNDVLADMGMRDLFHPMNADLSGITGEKGLFVSKVIHKAFLEVNEEGSEAAAATAVTMMKRSIDLTPEFRGDHPFLFFIMDAETKTIIFMGHYRKPAANNSSHVEL